The Synergistaceae bacterium genome segment ATTCAGAAAGCACATCAAAAATATCGGGATGTCCTTCCCAAACCGGTTTGCGCCCTCCACCTGCTCTACGACTTCTGCCTTGTTTTAATATCTCCGCTTCAGGATCATCA includes the following:
- a CDS encoding ISAzo13 family transposase codes for the protein MSAEAKAIGYGGISLVRRISGVSRQTLTGGVKELDDPEAEILKQGRSRRAGGGRKPVWEGHPDIFDVLSE